In Humulus lupulus chromosome 7, drHumLupu1.1, whole genome shotgun sequence, the following are encoded in one genomic region:
- the LOC133791895 gene encoding transcription initiation factor TFIID subunit 5-like, with amino-acid sequence MAMRQQYKKTHDLLSSQYSYELLLQFLHKSQSTNVLGIINEHINFQVSPRQPNSISDDAEAVTLTGSSQDAVSQINQKEIHWGVSQQSYLVSIGSIEVEQFILDDLRNRVQLSSVALPSVSFYTFINAHNGLNCSTIPPNGSLVAAGLVDSSLKIWDMAKLGQQAVGSVLQGDDDANPNEFGSNGGKRPYTLFQGHSGPVYSASFSPMGDFILSSSADSTIRLWSTELNANLVCYKGHNYPVWDVQYSPVGHYFASASHDQTARIWSMERIQPLRIMAGHLSDVDITRDTSGVPKVLTREFEQVPSKD; translated from the exons ATGGCAA TGAGGCAGCAGTATAAAAAAACTCATGACTTGTTGTCTTCTCAGTATTCTTATGAGCTTCTTCTGCAATTTCTGCATAAGTCTCAATCTACCAATGTACTTGGTATTATCAATGAGCATATCAACTTTCAAG TTTCTCCTAGACAGCCCAACTCAATTTCTGATGATGCGGAGGCTGTTACATTGACTGGCAGTAGCCAGGATGCAGTCAGTCAGATTAATCAGAAGGAAATACATTGGGGGGTGAGTCAACAAAGTTATCTTGTTTCAATCGG TTCAATAGAGGTTGAGCAGTTTATACTTGATGACTTGAGAAACCGTGTACAGCTGAGCAGTGTTGCTCTGCCATCCGTTAGTTTTTATACATTTATCAATGCACATAATGG tttaaattgttcaactataCCCCCTAACGGGTCATTGGTTGCTGCTGGACTTGTAGATTCATCGCTGAAG ATTTGGGATATGGCAAAGCTTGGGCAACAGGCTGTTGGTT CTGTTTTGCAGGGTGACGATGATGCAAATCCAAATGAGTTTGGTTCAAATGGAGGAAAAAGACCCTATACCTTATTTCAGGGGCACTCGGGACCAGTTTATTCAGCTTCTTTTAGTCCTATGGGAGATTTTATACTTTCCTCTTCAGCCGATTCAACAA TTCGGTTATGGAGCACTGAACTAAATGCAAATCTTGTTTGCTACAAGGGTCATAATTACCCAGTATGGGATGTACAG TATAGTCCTGTAGGACACTATTTCGCTAGTGCATCACACGACCAGACAGCAAGGATATGGTCTATGGAAAGAATACAACCTTTGCGAATAATGGCAGGGCATTTATCTGATGTTGAT ATAACAAGGGATACTAGTGGAGTTCCTAAGGTTCTTACAAG agagtttgaacaagttccctcgaaggactag
- the LOC133791894 gene encoding uncharacterized mitochondrial protein AtMg00810-like, whose protein sequence is MIITGDDANGIAELKTHLTREFEMKDLVSLRYFLGIEVAYSPRGYILSQSKYIADILDPARLSDARTFDTPLELNARYSLSDGVALSDPSLYRTLVGSLVYLTITRPDIAYAVHIVSQFVASPTTVHWAAVLRILRYLRGTQFQSLFFPSTSTLELRAYSDADWGVDFTDRKSTTGAPSVHTRPAPLHAIVERLLAYAHGSSYWNKLAPTLVHENGSASESQKKSERKHAKTKNELDKALEDLSQIKWKLSIIEEEFTEVKKKLADKEDSTLEREQIIEDLKNSNEYVENYNEGLYDRLYWIWIEHKDMDFGFLGSPFAEVVDQ, encoded by the exons atgattatcACCGGTGATGATGCGAATGGGATAGCGGAGTTGAAAACGCACTTGACTCgtgaatttgagatgaaagatttggtTTCCCTACGgtactttttagggatagaagtaGCTTACTCTCCTCGTGGCTATATTCTTTCTCAATCTAAGTACATTGCTGATATTCTCGATCCGGCTCGTCTCTCTGATGCTCGCACTTTTGATACCCCTCTTGAGCTTAATGCTAGGTATTCTTTATCTGATGGTGTTGCCTTGTCAGATCCCTCTCTATATCGCACTCTGGTTGGTAGCTTAGTGTACCTTACTATCACCAGGCCAGACATCGCTTATGCAGTTCACATTGTCAGTCAGTTTGTTGCATCTCCCACTACCGTTCATTGGGCAGCTGTGCTTCGTATTCTTCGATATCTTCGGGGAACTCAATTTCAGAGTCTGTTTTTTCCATCTACGTCAACTTTAGAGTTACGTGCCtactcagatgcagattggggtgTTGATTTTACTGACCGCAAATCTACCActg GAGCGCCTTCAGTTCATACTCGTCCTGCTCCTCTGCATGCTATTGTTGAGAGGTTATTAGCCTATGCGCATGGTTCGAGCTATTGGAACAAACTTGCACCAACCCTTGTTCATGAGAATGGTTCTGCTTCAGAATCTCAAAAGA AATCTGAAAGGAAACATGCCAAGACTAAGAATGAGCTTGATAAGGCTTTGGAGGATCTTTCGCAGATCAAGTGGAAACTTTCCATAATTGAAGAAGAGTTCACTGAGGTGAAGAAAAAGCTTGCTGATAAAGAGGATTCAACACTTGAGCGTGAACAAATCATTGAAGACTTAAAAAATAGCAATGAGTATGTTGAAAACTACAACGAAGGTCTATATGATCGCCTTTATTGGATTTGGATTGAACATAAAGACATGGATTTTGGATTCCTTGGGTCTCCTTTTGCTGAAGTGGTTGATCAATGA